One part of the Nostoc sp. PCC 7120 = FACHB-418 genome encodes these proteins:
- a CDS encoding photosystem II reaction center protein J, whose amino-acid sequence MSAGSGRIPLWVVATIAGLGVITVVGIFFYGAYAGIGSSI is encoded by the coding sequence GTGTCTGCTGGAAGTGGGAGAATTCCCCTGTGGGTCGTCGCTACGATCGCAGGTTTAGGTGTAATTACGGTTGTAGGTATCTTCTTCTATGGAGCCTACGCTGGAATCGGTTCTTCAATATAA
- a CDS encoding photosynthesis system II assembly factor Ycf48, whose product MVIVKSWQKIFTLLVVLLLCIGCSKVPSTSYNPWAVVSLPTEAKLLDIAFTENPQHGFLVGSSATLLETNDGGNNWQPLNLALDDDRYRFDSVSFAGKEGWIVGEPSLLLHTTDEGRSWSRIPLSEKLPGNPIAIQALGTDIAEMATDVGAIYKTTDGGKNWKAQVEAAVGVVRNLERSVDGKYVAVSAKGSFYSTWEAGQNAWVPHNRNSSRRVENMGFSQDGLWLLARGGQVQFSDPANPDEWLDAETPELATSWGLLDMAYRTPNEVWIGGGSGNLLVSTDGGKTWEKDRDVEEVAANFYKVVFLKPDQGFVIGDRGVLLKYQPEAAKTATTEPAA is encoded by the coding sequence ATGGTTATTGTGAAAAGTTGGCAAAAAATATTTACTTTGTTGGTGGTCTTACTCTTGTGTATTGGTTGTAGTAAGGTTCCCTCTACCAGCTACAACCCTTGGGCAGTGGTTTCTTTGCCAACAGAGGCCAAATTACTGGATATTGCTTTTACAGAAAATCCTCAGCATGGTTTTTTAGTAGGTAGTAGTGCCACCTTGCTAGAAACCAATGATGGTGGTAATAATTGGCAGCCCCTGAATTTGGCACTGGATGATGATAGATACCGTTTTGACTCAGTAAGTTTCGCTGGCAAAGAAGGCTGGATTGTCGGTGAACCTTCTTTGCTATTGCACACCACAGATGAGGGTCGTTCTTGGTCACGCATTCCCTTGAGTGAGAAACTCCCCGGTAATCCCATCGCTATCCAAGCTTTGGGAACAGACATAGCTGAGATGGCTACAGATGTAGGTGCTATCTATAAAACTACTGATGGCGGAAAAAATTGGAAAGCCCAAGTAGAGGCTGCTGTAGGGGTAGTGCGGAACTTGGAACGTTCTGTGGATGGTAAGTATGTTGCTGTTTCTGCAAAGGGTAGTTTCTACTCTACTTGGGAAGCAGGACAAAATGCTTGGGTTCCCCACAACCGTAATAGTTCTCGCCGTGTAGAAAATATGGGATTTTCACAGGATGGGCTGTGGTTACTCGCTAGGGGTGGTCAGGTACAATTTAGCGACCCAGCTAACCCGGATGAGTGGTTAGATGCCGAAACTCCTGAGCTGGCGACCAGTTGGGGTTTACTGGATATGGCCTATCGCACACCAAACGAAGTTTGGATTGGCGGCGGTAGTGGTAACTTATTGGTAAGTACTGATGGCGGCAAAACCTGGGAAAAAGACCGAGATGTAGAAGAAGTGGCAGCTAATTTTTACAAGGTTGTCTTTCTCAAGCCCGATCAGGGATTTGTGATTGGCGATCGCGGTGTTTTACTAAAATATCAACCAGAGGCAGCAAAAACTGCCACAACAGAACCAGCTGCTTAG
- a CDS encoding rubredoxin — protein MSEQAVENTVLDRFECRSCGYVYEPEKGDNKHDIAPETPFAELPINWRCPVCTAKKAAFTNIGPAGTASGFRENLGYGLGVNKLTPAQKNILIFGALALGFLFFISLYGLQ, from the coding sequence ATGAGCGAACAAGCTGTTGAAAATACAGTGTTAGACCGCTTTGAGTGTCGCTCCTGCGGTTATGTTTACGAACCTGAGAAAGGGGACAATAAGCATGACATTGCGCCAGAGACACCATTTGCCGAACTGCCAATCAATTGGCGCTGTCCAGTTTGTACAGCGAAAAAGGCAGCTTTCACGAACATCGGCCCGGCAGGTACAGCCTCCGGTTTCAGAGAAAATCTCGGTTATGGTTTAGGTGTCAATAAGCTCACCCCAGCACAAAAAAATATCCTCATTTTTGGTGCTTTAGCTTTGGGATTCTTGTTCTTTATCAGTCTTTATGGCTTGCAGTAA
- a CDS encoding photosystem II reaction center protein L, translating into MERTPNPNNQPVELNRTSLYLGLLLVFVLGILFSSYFFN; encoded by the coding sequence ATGGAAAGAACGCCCAATCCTAATAATCAACCGGTAGAACTCAACCGGACTTCACTTTACCTGGGACTATTACTAGTTTTTGTTCTAGGTATTCTATTCTCCAGTTACTTCTTTAACTAA
- the ndhC gene encoding photosynthetic/respiratory NAD(P)H-quinone oxidoreductase subunit C gives MFVLSGYEYLLGFLIICSLVPALALSASKLLRPTGNSLERRTTYESGMEPIGGAWIQFNIRYYMFALVFVVFDVETVFLYPWAVAFHRLGLLAFIEALIFIAILVVALVYAWRKGALEWS, from the coding sequence GTGTTTGTCCTTAGCGGTTACGAGTACCTTCTAGGCTTTCTCATTATCTGTAGCCTAGTTCCTGCATTAGCGCTTTCCGCGTCCAAGCTCCTGAGACCCACTGGTAACAGCCTGGAACGCCGCACCACTTACGAATCTGGGATGGAACCAATAGGGGGAGCCTGGATTCAGTTCAATATCCGCTACTATATGTTTGCCCTGGTCTTTGTCGTCTTTGACGTGGAGACTGTGTTCTTATATCCTTGGGCAGTTGCTTTTCACCGTCTGGGGCTATTGGCATTCATTGAAGCGCTAATTTTTATTGCAATTCTTGTAGTCGCCCTAGTTTACGCATGGCGTAAAGGAGCATTGGAATGGTCTTGA
- the psbF gene encoding cytochrome b559 subunit beta, whose protein sequence is MTSGNNINQPVTYPIFTVRWIAVHTLAVPTVFFLGAIASMQFIQR, encoded by the coding sequence ATGACTAGCGGGAACAACATCAATCAACCAGTTACCTATCCTATTTTTACGGTGAGATGGATCGCGGTTCACACACTAGCTGTGCCTACCGTATTCTTTTTGGGCGCGATCGCCTCAATGCAGTTTATTCAACGCTAG
- a CDS encoding NADH dehydrogenase subunit K yields the protein MVLNSDLTTQDKERIINPIERPTITQDLSENVILTTVDDLYNWARLSSLWPLLFGTACCFIEFAALIGSRFDFDRFGLIPRSSPRQADLIITAGTITMKMAPQLVRLYEQMPEPKYVIAMGACTITGGMFSVDSPTAVRGVDKLIPVDVYLPGCPPRPEAIIDAIIKLRKKIANDSMQERSLIRQTHRFYSTTHNLKPVPDILTGKYMQSETRFNPPKELTEAIGLPVPPALLTSQTQKEEQKRG from the coding sequence ATGGTCTTGAATTCTGATTTAACTACTCAGGACAAAGAGCGAATCATCAACCCCATTGAACGTCCTACAATCACTCAAGACCTGTCGGAAAATGTGATTTTAACTACGGTTGATGACCTCTATAACTGGGCTAGGCTTTCGAGCCTGTGGCCGTTGTTGTTTGGTACAGCTTGCTGCTTTATTGAGTTTGCAGCATTAATTGGTTCGCGTTTTGACTTTGACCGCTTCGGGTTAATTCCCCGTTCCAGTCCCCGTCAAGCCGATTTGATTATCACAGCTGGGACAATCACCATGAAGATGGCTCCTCAATTGGTGCGTCTTTATGAACAAATGCCCGAACCTAAGTATGTAATTGCGATGGGTGCTTGCACAATTACAGGCGGTATGTTTAGCGTTGATTCGCCTACGGCTGTGCGGGGAGTTGATAAGTTAATTCCCGTGGATGTCTACTTACCTGGTTGTCCTCCCCGTCCGGAAGCAATTATCGACGCAATTATTAAGCTGCGGAAGAAGATTGCTAACGACTCTATGCAGGAACGGAGTCTGATTCGGCAAACCCATCGTTTCTACAGCACGACTCATAACTTGAAGCCAGTACCAGACATCTTAACTGGTAAGTATATGCAGTCAGAGACTCGCTTCAACCCACCAAAAGAGTTGACAGAAGCGATCGGTCTTCCTGTTCCCCCAGCACTGCTGACATCACAAACCCAGAAGGAGGAACAAAAACGTGGCTGA
- a CDS encoding photosystem I reaction center subunit VIII has protein sequence MATAFLPSILADASFLSSIFVPVIGWVVPIATFSFLFLYIEREDVA, from the coding sequence ATGGCAACTGCATTTTTGCCTTCTATCTTGGCTGACGCTTCTTTCTTGTCCTCTATCTTCGTTCCCGTAATTGGTTGGGTTGTACCAATTGCCACCTTCTCGTTTCTATTTCTATATATTGAGCGCGAAGATGTTGCTTAA
- the psbE gene encoding cytochrome b559 subunit alpha has translation MSGTTGERPFSDIVTSIRYWVIHSITIPALFIAGWLFVSTGLAYDVFGTPRPDEYYTQARQELPIVNNRFEAKKQVEQLIQK, from the coding sequence ATGTCAGGGACTACTGGAGAACGTCCGTTTTCCGATATCGTCACCAGTATTCGTTACTGGGTAATTCACAGCATCACCATTCCAGCATTATTTATTGCTGGTTGGTTATTCGTCAGCACCGGGCTGGCTTATGATGTGTTTGGCACTCCTCGTCCTGATGAGTATTACACACAAGCACGGCAAGAACTGCCAATTGTGAACAATCGTTTTGAAGCGAAAAAACAAGTTGAACAACTTATCCAAAAGTAG
- a CDS encoding NAD(P)H-quinone oxidoreductase subunit J — MADEELQPVPAAEAAIVPSGPTSQWLTENGFAHESLAADKNGVEIIKVEADFLLPIATALYAYGFNYLQFQGGVDLGPGQDLVSVYHLVKVSDNADKPEEIRVKVFLPRENPVVPSVYWIWKTADWQERESYDMFGIIYEGHPNLKRILMPEDWVGWPLRKDYISPDFYELQDAY, encoded by the coding sequence GTGGCTGATGAAGAATTACAACCAGTACCCGCAGCAGAAGCCGCTATAGTTCCATCTGGGCCGACTTCCCAGTGGCTAACGGAAAATGGCTTTGCTCATGAATCTTTGGCAGCCGACAAAAACGGCGTGGAGATAATTAAAGTGGAGGCAGATTTCTTGCTTCCCATCGCTACAGCCCTGTATGCTTACGGGTTTAATTATCTCCAGTTTCAAGGTGGTGTTGACCTTGGGCCAGGACAGGATTTGGTTAGCGTGTATCACTTGGTGAAGGTGAGTGACAATGCTGATAAGCCTGAAGAAATCAGGGTGAAGGTGTTCTTACCACGGGAAAATCCGGTAGTTCCTTCGGTGTACTGGATTTGGAAAACCGCAGACTGGCAAGAACGCGAATCTTACGATATGTTCGGCATTATCTACGAAGGACACCCCAATTTGAAGCGGATTTTGATGCCGGAAGATTGGGTAGGTTGGCCTTTGCGGAAGGATTACATTTCGCCTGATTTCTACGAATTGCAGGACGCTTATTAG